Proteins from a genomic interval of Lolium perenne isolate Kyuss_39 chromosome 1, Kyuss_2.0, whole genome shotgun sequence:
- the LOC139832052 gene encoding uncharacterized protein, with protein MYWNNDITIDILPFSQYHIDARVKEGDNELWRLTCVYGEAQVSQRFKTWDMLKHIKSSNPLPWVCIGDFNEVLHQHEHEGTAERSLAQIAGFRETTDVCGLADLGYEGRSWTYEKRVAGGSFCRVRLDRALATTTWSTRFPLATVTNLTGVTSDHGPILLRWRENARQRRVNEEKIFRYEVMWEKHDQFRPFLDESWQAEGKAVSMGQLQQKLARISLENWGRDTFGSVQREIRSLTQRLAVLRDAPLRQEPSDEEVQITRSLVELYDREELMWRQRSRVQWLAEGDKNTRFFHLRASQRKKKNKISRLTRNDGAVTEEEGEMADMTRAFYEQLYQTEGISNLGEVIDVIPVKVTSVMNGSLLKPFKEEEVKNTLFQMFPTKAPGPDGFPTHFFQTHWELCGEEVTSAVIRVLKGEDDMRDINQTFLVLIPKVARPEELGQFRPISLCNVIYKIASKTLANRLKECLPEIIAEEQSAFVPGRLITDNIITAYECLHFMKRNKAKKNRFCALKLDMRKAYDRLEWRYLEVVMLKLGFHRLWVQMVMRLVTTVSFQSGYRECGKSSATAEHVLHGLGSED; from the exons ATGTACTGGAACAATGATATTACCATCGACATTTTGCCTTTCTCGCAGTATCACATTGATGCACGGGtgaaggagggggataacgagctATGGAGGCTCACATGTGTATACGGGGAGGCGCAGGTCTCCCAACGTTTCAAAACATGGGACATGTTGAAACATATAAAGTCGTCTAACCCTTTGCCTTGGGTGTGCATTGGCGACTTTAATGAGGTGCTTCATCAGCATGAGCATGAAGGAACAGCGGAGAGGAGCCTTGCACAGATTGCGGGTTTTAGGGAAACAACCGATGTTTGTGGTCTAGCTGACCTCGGCTACGAGGGGAGAAGCTGGACGTACGAGAAGCGGGTGGCGGGTGGCTCTTTCTGTAGAGTCAGGCTGGACAGAGCTTTGGCTACGACAACCTGGAGTACGAGGTTTCCGTTGGCCACGGTGACAAACTTGACAGGGGTCACATCGGATCATGGTCCGATTTTGCTTCGCTGGAGGGAAAACGCTAGGCAGCGGAGAGTAAACGAAGAGAAAATCTTTCGGTATGAGGTAATGTGGGAAAAGCATGACCAGTTTAGGCCGTTCCTTGATGAATCATGGCaggcggaggggaaggcagtgtcaATGGGACAGCTGCAACAAAAGTTGGCCAGAATCTCACTTGAGAACTGGGGAAGGGACACCTTTGGGAGTGTCCAACGTGAGATCAGATCGCTTACCCAACGCCTTGCGGTGTTGCGGGATGCGCCCTTGCGGCAGGAGCCTTCGGACGAGGAGGTCCAGATTACGCGTAGTCTGGTCGAGCTCTATGATAGAGAGGAGCTGATGTGGCGACAACGGTCGCGGGTCCAGTGGCTGGCCGAGGGGGACAAGAACACGCGTTTTTTCCACCTCAGGGCGAGTCAACGGAAGAAGAAAAATAAGATCTCTCGGCTCACAAGAAATGATGGGGCAGTGACCGAAGAGGAGGGAGAGATGGCGGATATGACAAGAGCCTTCTATGAGCAGTTGTACCAGACCGAGGGGATTTCGAATCTGGGAGAAGTGATAGATGTGATACCAGTAAAGGTGACATCAGTGATGAACGGCAGCTTGTTAAAGCCTTTCAAGGAGGAGGAAGTTAAAAACACCCTCTTCCAGATGTTCCCGACAAAGGCTCCGGGGCCAGATGGATTCCCAACACATTTCTTCCAGACTCACTGGGAACTATGTGGCGAAGAGGTGACTTCGGCGGTCATACGAGTGCTGAAGGGGGAGGATGATATGCGAGATATCAATCAGACTTTTTTGGTCTTAATTCCAAAGGTTGCAAGGCCGGAGGAGCTGGGTCAGTTTAGGCCAATTAGCTTATGTAATGTTATTTACAAGATTGCATCCAAGACGTTGGCAAACAGACTGAAGGAGTGTTTACCGGAGATCATTGCGGAAGAGCAGTCGGCCTTTGTTCCTGGTCGGCTGATTACTGACAATATTATTACCGCTTATGAGTGTTTACATTTCATGAAGCGGAACAAGGCGAAAAAGAATCGTTTCTGTGCTCTTAAGCTGGATATGCGTAAGGCATATGATCGCCTTGAGTGGAGGTATTTGGAGGTTGTCATGCTCAAGCTGGGCTTCCATCGCCTTTGGGTTCAGATGGTTATGCGGCTGGTTACTACGGTATCCTTCCAG AGCGGATACAGGGAGTGCGGAAAAAGTTCAGCAACTGCTGAACATGTATTGCATGGCCTCGGGTCAGAGGATTAA
- the LOC139832055 gene encoding uncharacterized protein, with protein MASYYDKDQSDQTRVFVTLWAIWHARRKAIHEQEYRSPLSVHLFVEKFIEDLNQSEEGRRRQPVVAHAAAPAWIPPPQGMLKINVDAGVGKNSGRGTVAAVARDSNGLFQGASAVVYPGRMDAETLEALACREAVSLALDVGARRVKVASDCSNVIASLEQGTFGVYAQIIKDINESRCSFDVLSFVHECRLSNKEAHRLAKSSVLLDQGRHVWLLEPPAGVCNLVTSEV; from the coding sequence ATGGCTAGCTACTATGACAAAGACCAGAGCGACCAAACTAGGGTTTTCGTCACCCTTTGGGCGATATGGCATGCGAGGAGGAAGGCGATACACGAACAGGAGTACAGAAGCCCCCTCTCTGTTCATCTGTTTGTGGAGAAGTTTATCGAGGATCTTAACCAATCGGAGGAAGGAAGGCGACGCCAGCCGGTGGTGGCCCATGCGGCAGCACCGGCGTGGATACCACCCCCACAGGGCATGCTGAAGATTAATGTCGATGCTGGGGTGGGGAAGAACTCGGGAAGAGGCACGGTTGCGGCAGTGGCGCGCGACTCGAATGGGCTCTTTCAAGGAGCCTCGGCGGTGGTCTACCCGGGGAGAATGGACGCCGAGACACTGGAGGCTTTGGCGTGTCGGGAGGCAGTGTCCCTGGCCCTCGACGTAGGAGCGCGAAGGGTGAAGGTGGCGAGTGACTGCAGCAACGTCATCGCAAGCTTGGAGCAGGGAACCTTTGGGGTCTATGCTCAAATTATCAAGGACATAAACGAGTCTAGATGTAGTTTCGATGTTTTATCTTTTGTTCATGAGTGTCGGCTGTCTAATAAAGAGGCTCATAGGTTAGCTAAGAGTAGTGTGCTGTTGGACCAGGGGCGCCATGTCTGGCTCCTGGAGCCACCAGCAGGTGTGTGTAACCTTGTAACCTCTGAAGTTTGA